Sequence from the Microplitis demolitor isolate Queensland-Clemson2020A chromosome 2, iyMicDemo2.1a, whole genome shotgun sequence genome:
TAAGACATTGTTTGAGCAATTAATTCATAACATTCTGCGATTGATATTTCATCCTGAATTCCACAAATACTGGAATTCAATAATCCTATACACAAATTTATCAATGACGTCACACATGGATTCTTTGAATCCTCGTAATGTTTAACACAGCTGTACTGTATGTGTAgaacaaacaataatttgatatttttcactTCATTGCAATCGTACTGATCGATTATaagtttaatttcattaaggACTTCAGTTAAATAATCAATGCGACGACGGGAAGTACCATCAATATGTTTAATTGCCGTTAGCACCGCTTGATAACAGTcagtgtaaatttttatatctttgtatgataaattaaatgatagctgatttaaatttttgctaatTATTACCAAGACAGATTCCAAACAGGGTGTCAATGCATCGTAGATAAATTTGCACTCATAATGTTCGCGGAAATGATATAATTCAGTgagaaaacaatttaataaatcgaattgtttaagataattattcatatcaaaGTCCAAATTTGCTTCTGCGAGAATAATTGGATCAAATACAGTACATAGAGCTGTTAATTCAGTGCACAATTTTGATTGAAAGATTAGGCCAGAACTACATAAATGAATAATCATCCTAGAAAACTGCTGggcgttatttttttcattgttctcTGTCAggttttgagaaaattttgaacaattaTCCAACGTATACTGCACAGCTTGATCAATTGTTACTTTGCGACGTAAATAATTACTCACTTGCTCCAAAGTCGTACTATACTTACTACATTTGAAATcgtcaattttgaatttagaatatatttttgccaATACATCTAACACCACCGTTCCATTAGCATAACCATCGATTACATCAATTATGATTTCACGAAAATTATACTCTAGATCAGAAAATttgacatcaaaaaatttatcaacaattattGATACGGCATCCAATTCATTTTTCGTCCATATATTGCACTTGGCGCGTTCATTAAACATGTGTCCTGCTTTAAACACTGAAGACATTACGTAAAATAACGGAATTGGTGCCCAAGTGATTTGAGATGCTTGACAAATAAATTGGTTGATGAAAGTAATTTGTGAATATTCTGCTTTGACAAATAATTCACTCAATTCTTTGACAATTAGAGGCTCAGTTTCTAATATGTCCTTATCGTAAATTGTCGTTGCATTAAGTGcattaatcaataatactaataaatcttcattataaattttaggaTCTATTTGTAATAGAATTATTAATCCTGATTTAACTACATCCTCTACCTCATGATTTAGCACACGAtcgaaaatatattgaatCCATTTAATGTCCAAGCAACTAGAGCATAACGAATGATTAGCATGAAATTGTATCAGTGTTTCCATGTACGTCAGTGTAGGAATAATTGATTGCGCTTGTTTTTCTTCCAAACTTTCCATTACCAAAAagaatttactttttacaTCTTTCGTTGCTGGATCGTTTATATcctttgaacaaaaaataaatggaataatatttaactctGAATTCATTATCTTCCGATTTTCCTCTAAGAAATCCAAAATCTTCTTCATGCTACACAATCCTTGCTTGCGGTCTTGTTCAACTGAAGACCTGAGTCCTCGTAAAATTAATTCCCAGAGAATTTTATTACGacaaaattcataatttagaTCGACTATTTGATTAGAAGCCAGAGACAAAATGTCGTCTACCAAAATACTTagtaatattaatgacttttgccACTcatcttttgaaaattttaatatcattgtCCATAAACGCTCTAGCACAAATCGttgatcaaataaattaatcattttaattatcaacgaAATAAAAAGCTTCCAATTGCTCTGCTCAATTCTCTTAAACCAAAATCTGATTTCTTCAATAACCGATGAACCAATGCCCATCACTGACATCTTTTGTTCATTTGGCAAAAGTTTTAAAGACAAAGCATCAACGAAAcattcaagtattttataataaatatcagtaCCATTGTCTTTAATTGATGACTGATATTCCATAAAGCTCTCAAACAATTCATTGATGTCCGGTATACTGCAATAGAGTTTCAATTGTAAAACAATGATCTCATAACTAATTCGTATCAACTCTTTATCTTCTTTTtcgtaattttcatttatccaTTTAAGTATATcagttaaaaatgatttattaaaatttacaggaGATACCGATGCCACGCCgtcaattgttaaattatattcgTAACAAAGTACACTATAAAattcattgattatttttttattaacaaaaccttcagatatttttttgttgtatttattaacaaatttatgaaCAGCTAACAATGGATCTGCTTCAAAATCATCATCAACTATAAGCGGCGTAGCTGattttttatacaacaaatcacgattatttattttctccatGACACACTAATTTGATTGACtcattcaatattattaattatatcgctttttttaacacatttagatttataaatttttactctgaAAAATATTGCTAAGACTGTATTAATGATAACCAAAGCGTTTGAAACAAAGAAAGCTACGGCGTCACAACCAGTATCGCCGGATGGCGGGATATTTTCCCCCCCTTCTCTTGGTATTCGTGCATGCGCAAAGCGGCATGAAGCTTAAGAGAAGGGGCAAAAATATCCCTCGATCAGTTTCTTTCACGCTTTTTCGTGCTTTTACACTGCTGCCAGAATGCGGACGAAAAGTTCTCCTTCCTAAGCATCGTTTAGGCTGTATATGATGTTAAAGTGATGCTTGGGAAGGGGAACTTTTCACCCGCGTTCTGGCAGCAGTCGAGTCGATCTAGCAACACtgctcacaatttttttttttttataatttcttgatATGTATTGTGAGTAAACTTAGTTTACTAAACTAACCCAgcatacttatttaaaaaatctaaacagTTAAACTTACAAACAAAGAGTATGTATCAATATTTGTATACTTccgtaataaatatacatctatttattattaacagttttataaaaattattgacgaTAGATATAGAGGATACATATGTCTGGCTAATTCTTAGATCCGATTATCTATGGATTATATGTAGTTATACATAGTAAGACCTGATTATTCTTTCCCAAATTACTAATAGTAAATTTACCTTGAAAACTTAACTTTCGCAATTagtattatgaaaaataaaaactgcaCTAATCACCTGTAAGGATTACAAAATGTACATTTGAAgtttatattaaatgaaagtGTATTAgacgaattaatttttaatactttatttaggAAGTATGATAACCAGTAGTTTTGATTACtgtaaaaatacaattttcataattctatAAAGCGTAAGAACATCACTACATACACTATTAATTAGacaatttttctaatataacaaaaaattcacaatttaacttgagaattaatatttgatacaaaattataaagcaaaaaaaatattttaacacttaatcttgcagtaaaaaatataactgaaTATTTCTGAAATAGTTCTAACGTCGGTCATAACTAATTCctcaatttatttagtaaatattatcacaTATCTTTATAGattatctttaattataatttatttatttgtaaatttttgtcacttagaaaatttcattttcattttatgcTAGCCATTCGAATATAAACTTTTAAGAAtacttgtttttaaaattaacgaaGACTTCTTTATCAACATCAATAATATACAGCTGATAATCACAACTTACAGTTTTCAACACATCGTATATATTCATGATTGACCTTTTGTCAACGATCCTAACGAATTAGCATTATTCGTCACGCAATTAGATACATTTAGAGACTAAAACTTCAACAATAATAAGTACGGAAAAATGAAATGTTAATAGAAATTGAGGATAAAGAATCCAAAAATACTTTAACGTTATAAAAATTGGAGtgataattatcataacaTTAATTTCAAGTAAGAGAGAGTAggggcaattgaaccagtatgcttaaaaattgaaaaaagtataaaaatgagtcatcctcttgtaattatattttgatacaCTAAGCCTTAGTCTGATCAAAATTTGGAACcaatatgatgatttaattttgaaagcttcaagtttttgtgtttttaggcatccgagctttttttttagctcttAACAAA
This genomic interval carries:
- the LOC103573053 gene encoding uncharacterized protein LOC103573053 — its product is MEKINNRDLLYKKSATPLIVDDDFEADPLLAVHKFVNKYNKKISEGFVNKKIINEFYSVLCYEYNLTIDGVASVSPVNFNKSFLTDILKWINENYEKEDKELIRISYEIIVLQLKLYCSIPDINELFESFMEYQSSIKDNGTDIYYKILECFVDALSLKLLPNEQKMSVMGIGSSVIEEIRFWFKRIEQSNWKLFISLIIKMINLFDQRFVLERLWTMILKFSKDEWQKSLILLSILVDDILSLASNQIVDLNYEFCRNKILWELILRGLRSSVEQDRKQGLCSMKKILDFLEENRKIMNSELNIIPFIFCSKDINDPATKDVKSKFFLVMESLEEKQAQSIIPTLTYMETLIQFHANHSLCSSCLDIKWIQYIFDRVLNHEVEDVVKSGLIILLQIDPKIYNEDLLVLLINALNATTIYDKDILETEPLIVKELSELFVKAEYSQITFINQFICQASQITWAPIPLFYVMSSVFKAGHMFNERAKCNIWTKNELDAVSIIVDKFFDVKFSDLEYNFREIIIDVIDGYANGTVVLDVLAKIYSKFKIDDFKCSKYSTTLEQVSNYLRRKVTIDQAVQYTLDNCSKFSQNLTENNEKNNAQQFSRMIIHLCSSGLIFQSKLCTELTALCTVFDPIILAEANLDFDMNNYLKQFDLLNCFLTELYHFREHYECKFIYDALTPCLESVLVIISKNLNQLSFNLSYKDIKIYTDCYQAVLTAIKHIDGTSRRRIDYLTEVLNEIKLIIDQYDCNEVKNIKLLFVLHIQYSCVKHYEDSKNPCVTSLINLCIGLLNSSICGIQDEISIAECYELIAQTMSYLTQYPRIKVFTEYETTLISVLIIFKRLVNATKKFVLPSVIELISSLDQNCDIKEGEYLDTVEPIVDIVWKNLWDMERDNLFFKSFDVFIELLFYKYTKSNCFSNDKREEYKKKIKDESKNIPLLRHIINKNLLRRWNSRTIPDLQTLIIDTFLFDNHFDCMDNKIERQFQLFVFNIYYRNYENKRLTMSWLGKDLFKKNIFNFTQSIMLCLIFLDRLYFNGWQNWFCPFFLPLLENFRDESGHKSSYPDFTKRRIVQLLLMSTIYIDAEQATEFFDIIGDIILTQNEEPYVRVMQEWFLIRICIKYPTIMCDKLWILLEKAKEKKPSGIASMASIIYHVSQHFYLKWQKSPDDPANYELLFIQSAIVELIPCIISPHFTVRLYSQAVLLQLFIMIPSSVILPYNYNNFRRYIIQNLQRGSMNKKSTELFKDFYFSKFDPIKNFTFTTIFYDLPRLLNVSKDEWIPSTVLDYEYTKHVVADCIQNEYLKVNSEHTLEYVMLPSRITQTRCQELEEEDLNTCDNVAHDQTKIAPLKSLSSDNNLSGIMSLMCQKLTDDAELIIVMSSIDSMNNSGDLEKTVEMFCGKRMSEKWVQIKEVKADALRDYLLEMSSLGWKIVGTKQTTGSDCLTDVKFQKKTVLVLRNKKYGIPANLIPLMDVFVDLPETEV